A genomic segment from Sphingopyxis sp. DBS4 encodes:
- a CDS encoding ferritin-like domain-containing protein, which translates to MPTLGEAARAVLLTPDPHDKRRAARALARAWRRGELAHRCDVPMPDRPAWPEKPELLPPNRMPRRRKGGSDRGRIAMLHALAHIEFVAIDLAVDLVGRFGGEFPRGFVDDWIGVAADEAMHFALLDRRLRQLGSFYGELPAHAGLWEAAEATSDDALARLAIVPMVLEARGLDVTPATVERFRAAGDAPSAKILSRIYKDEVRHVRAGTAWFNQKCDEMGFNAVETWQSLVKSRFRGSVKPPFNDSARGEAGLTQDYYAVIAW; encoded by the coding sequence ATGCCAACGCTGGGCGAAGCTGCGCGCGCGGTGCTGCTGACGCCGGACCCGCACGACAAGCGCCGCGCGGCGCGCGCGCTGGCGCGGGCTTGGCGGCGCGGCGAACTCGCGCATCGCTGCGACGTGCCGATGCCCGATCGTCCGGCGTGGCCCGAAAAGCCCGAATTGCTGCCGCCGAACCGGATGCCGCGCCGCCGCAAGGGCGGGTCGGATCGCGGGCGGATCGCGATGCTCCACGCGCTCGCGCATATCGAATTCGTCGCGATCGATCTCGCCGTCGATCTCGTCGGGCGCTTCGGCGGTGAATTTCCACGCGGCTTCGTCGACGACTGGATCGGGGTCGCCGCCGACGAGGCGATGCACTTCGCGCTGCTCGACCGGCGATTGCGCCAGCTTGGCAGTTTCTATGGTGAACTCCCCGCCCACGCCGGCCTGTGGGAGGCCGCCGAGGCGACCAGCGACGATGCGCTGGCGCGGCTCGCGATCGTCCCGATGGTGCTCGAAGCGCGCGGGCTCGACGTCACGCCCGCGACCGTCGAGCGCTTCCGCGCCGCCGGCGACGCGCCGTCTGCGAAGATTTTATCGCGTATTTACAAGGATGAAGTCCGGCATGTGCGCGCCGGCACAGCCTGGTTTAACCAAAAGTGCGACGAAATGGGATTCAACGCCGTCGAAACGTGGCAAAGCCTCGTAAAATCGCGATTCCGGGGTTCCGTTAAGCCGCCGTTCAACGACTCGGCGCGCGGTGAAGCCGGTTTAACGCAAGACTATTACGCCGTTATTGCTTGGTAA
- a CDS encoding peroxiredoxin, with the protein MTLAIGDAIPTVTLLDADGATIDLAAMKGAPLVVYFYPKADTPGCTTEAQDFTRLAPDFAHLNAQVLAVSRDAPAKLCKFRDKYGLTVRLASDEDGAVCEAFGTWVEKQNYGRTYMGIERSTFLFGADGKLAKEWRKVRVKGHADAVLEAAKAL; encoded by the coding sequence ATGACCCTCGCAATCGGCGACGCCATTCCCACGGTTACTTTGCTCGACGCCGACGGGGCGACGATCGACCTTGCGGCGATGAAGGGCGCGCCGCTGGTCGTCTATTTCTACCCCAAGGCCGACACGCCGGGCTGCACCACCGAGGCGCAGGATTTCACGCGCCTCGCGCCCGATTTCGCGCATCTGAACGCGCAGGTGCTGGCAGTGTCGCGTGACGCGCCGGCGAAGCTCTGCAAGTTCCGCGACAAATATGGGCTGACCGTGCGGCTTGCCTCCGACGAGGACGGCGCGGTGTGCGAAGCCTTCGGCACCTGGGTCGAGAAGCAGAATTACGGCCGCACCTATATGGGGATCGAACGCTCGACCTTCCTGTTCGGCGCCGACGGCAAGCTGGCGAAGGAGTGGCGCAAGGTCCGCGTGAAGGGCCACGCCGACGCGGTTCTGGAGGCTGCGAAGGCGCTTTGA
- a CDS encoding bifunctional [glutamine synthetase] adenylyltransferase/[glutamine synthetase]-adenylyl-L-tyrosine phosphorylase gives MTVLDASARQSALDRLTANAPFLARLAELNPDDVTRFLADGTDAALALVAPPPVDDDIMRTLRQWRGRVALLLALGDLSGEHDVAATTRLLSVFADQACDAAIQAAFAERVPGEEARGLAVIALGKLGSHELNYSSDIDPILIFDPETLPRRSRDDPDEAAVRIARRMVEILSARTADGHVLRVDLRLRPHPEVTPIVLPESAAISYYESEALAWEQAAFIRSRASAGDRVLGENFLAAIQPFIWRRSLDFRQLKEIGAMSDRIRDHFSQGQAFGPGYDLKRGRGGIREIEFFAQVHQLIYGGRDPSLRVPATVDALAALAKAGRVDGAVAARLTGHYATLRRIEHRLQMIEDQQTHSLPIAPDALDAVARLDGEADGAGLLAALLPVVTDVGTCYDSLVVERAATGGLPRDEGELAGALRTAGFEPPDAALRTVADWRGGKLRALRSPAAQGALETVLPELMKAIGAAPDPQATLLRFDKLVGGLPSAINFFHLLAAQPELARIATRILSLAPTLADALGARVELIEGLIDKRAFEAPATKSELLSEWAPGLAGLDYERLLDRVRDRVGERRFAYGVQLVAGASDPMTIACGYAELAEAALQVLADATVAEFVQAHGRVPGSELVVLALGRLGGRALTHASDLDLIYLFTGDHLAESDGPRPLGATTYYNRLAQRVTVAMSVPTAAGKLYDVDTRLRPQGAQGPLVVTLDSFERYQREEAWTWEHMALLRARPVYGSDGAKAELHRIIDDLLASPRDRDAVAKDAAEMRDKIAAHKPPKGPLDIKGGPGGLVDLEFAMQVTQLATGRCHDPNIGSALACMRVDGLAPAAVCDAHALLGRMLVMLRLTAPDGEPATPAARQLVASACGEPGWPQLLAAHDAARHEIANWWASIRPPQQETQS, from the coding sequence ATGACCGTACTCGACGCATCCGCGCGCCAGTCCGCGCTCGACCGGCTGACCGCCAACGCGCCCTTCCTCGCCCGGCTCGCCGAGCTCAATCCCGACGACGTGACGCGGTTTCTCGCCGACGGCACCGACGCCGCGCTCGCGCTCGTCGCGCCGCCGCCGGTCGACGACGACATCATGCGCACGCTGCGCCAATGGCGCGGGCGCGTGGCGTTGCTGCTCGCGCTCGGCGACCTGTCGGGCGAGCATGATGTCGCGGCGACGACGCGATTGCTTTCGGTTTTCGCCGATCAGGCGTGCGACGCGGCGATCCAAGCCGCCTTCGCCGAACGCGTTCCGGGCGAGGAGGCGCGCGGGCTCGCGGTGATCGCGCTCGGCAAGCTCGGCAGCCATGAGCTCAATTACTCGTCGGACATCGACCCGATTTTGATCTTCGACCCCGAAACGCTGCCACGTCGTTCGCGCGACGACCCCGACGAAGCGGCGGTGCGGATCGCGCGGCGGATGGTCGAGATATTGTCGGCGCGCACTGCCGACGGCCACGTCCTGCGCGTCGACCTGCGGCTGCGGCCACATCCCGAGGTGACGCCGATCGTCCTCCCCGAAAGCGCCGCCATCTCCTATTATGAGTCCGAGGCGCTCGCGTGGGAGCAAGCGGCGTTCATCCGCAGCCGCGCGTCGGCGGGCGACCGCGTGCTTGGCGAGAATTTTCTCGCCGCAATCCAGCCCTTCATCTGGCGCCGCAGCCTCGATTTTCGGCAGCTCAAGGAAATCGGCGCGATGAGCGACCGCATCCGCGATCATTTCTCGCAGGGGCAGGCGTTCGGCCCCGGCTACGACCTGAAGCGCGGGCGCGGCGGCATCCGCGAGATCGAGTTCTTCGCGCAGGTCCACCAGCTCATCTATGGCGGGCGCGATCCGTCGCTGCGCGTCCCCGCGACCGTCGACGCGCTCGCCGCGCTGGCGAAGGCGGGGCGGGTCGATGGTGCGGTCGCCGCGCGGCTGACCGGTCATTACGCCACGCTGCGCCGCATCGAGCATCGGCTGCAGATGATCGAGGATCAGCAGACGCATAGCCTGCCCATCGCGCCCGACGCGCTCGACGCGGTGGCCCGGCTCGACGGCGAGGCCGACGGCGCCGGCCTGCTCGCGGCGCTGCTGCCGGTCGTGACCGACGTCGGCACCTGCTACGACAGCCTGGTGGTCGAGCGCGCCGCGACCGGCGGATTGCCGCGCGATGAGGGCGAACTCGCGGGCGCGCTGAGGACCGCGGGGTTCGAGCCGCCCGACGCCGCGCTTCGCACCGTCGCCGACTGGCGCGGCGGCAAGCTCCGCGCGCTGCGCAGCCCGGCGGCGCAGGGCGCGCTGGAGACGGTGCTTCCCGAATTGATGAAGGCGATCGGCGCGGCGCCCGATCCGCAGGCGACCTTGCTCCGTTTCGACAAGCTCGTCGGCGGATTGCCGAGCGCGATCAATTTTTTTCACCTGCTCGCGGCGCAGCCCGAGCTGGCGCGGATCGCGACGCGCATCCTCTCGCTTGCCCCCACTCTGGCCGACGCGCTCGGCGCGCGGGTCGAGCTGATCGAAGGGTTGATCGACAAGCGCGCGTTCGAGGCGCCCGCAACGAAGAGTGAGTTGCTCTCCGAATGGGCGCCGGGGCTGGCGGGGCTCGACTATGAACGCCTGCTCGATCGCGTCCGCGACCGCGTCGGCGAACGGCGCTTCGCCTATGGGGTGCAACTCGTTGCCGGGGCGAGCGACCCGATGACGATCGCCTGCGGCTATGCGGAGCTGGCCGAGGCGGCGTTGCAGGTACTCGCCGATGCGACGGTGGCGGAGTTCGTCCAGGCGCATGGCCGCGTCCCGGGCAGCGAACTGGTCGTCCTTGCGCTCGGCCGGCTCGGGGGCCGGGCGCTGACGCACGCTTCGGACCTCGACCTCATCTATCTTTTCACCGGCGATCATCTCGCCGAATCGGACGGGCCGCGTCCGCTCGGCGCGACGACCTATTACAACCGTCTCGCGCAGCGCGTGACCGTGGCGATGTCGGTGCCGACCGCGGCGGGAAAGCTCTACGACGTCGATACAAGGCTGCGGCCGCAAGGCGCGCAAGGTCCGCTCGTCGTCACCCTCGACAGTTTCGAGCGATATCAGCGCGAGGAGGCGTGGACGTGGGAGCATATGGCGCTGCTCCGCGCGCGGCCGGTCTATGGCTCGGACGGCGCGAAGGCGGAACTCCACCGCATCATCGACGATCTGCTCGCGAGCCCACGCGATCGCGATGCGGTGGCGAAGGACGCCGCCGAGATGCGCGACAAGATCGCCGCGCACAAGCCGCCGAAAGGCCCGCTGGACATCAAGGGCGGTCCCGGCGGCCTCGTCGACCTCGAATTCGCGATGCAGGTGACACAGCTTGCCACCGGCCGCTGTCACGACCCCAATATCGGCTCGGCGCTGGCCTGTATGCGCGTCGATGGTCTGGCGCCCGCCGCGGTTTGCGACGCGCACGCGCTGCTCGGCCGGATGCTCGTCATGCTGCGCCTGACCGCGCCCGACGGGGAACCCGCGACGCCCGCCGCGCGTCAGCTTGTCGCGAGCGCGTGCGGCGAGCCCGGCTGGCCGCAATTGCTTGCCGCACACGACGCGGCACGGCACGAGATCGCCAACTGGTGGGCGTCGATTCGCCCGCCGCAGCAGGAGACACAGTCATGA
- a CDS encoding class I SAM-dependent methyltransferase, with the protein MTESKAYQVADWNGRSGEQWVANQTRLDAMLVAFGDAALSAAAAGEGDRVLDVGCGAGDTSRALAARVGPRGHVLGVDISAPLIDRAREAAPAGAPLAFELADAGTAALPERAFDLLFSRFGVMFFDDPAAAFAHMRGALKPAGRLAFVCWRGGAENDWVRLPMAAVADLIPLPPPPDPEAPGPFSFGDSGRVARILTDAGFVDVSIAPFDHPVPFGHGATREAAVDNAVDMAFQVGPLARLLAEQPDEIRAQAAEAVRRAFAAKPGERSVMIDGAAWIVTARNPAG; encoded by the coding sequence ATGACGGAAAGCAAGGCCTATCAGGTCGCCGACTGGAACGGGCGCAGCGGCGAGCAATGGGTCGCCAATCAGACACGACTCGACGCGATGCTCGTCGCGTTCGGCGACGCGGCACTTTCGGCGGCGGCGGCGGGCGAGGGCGACCGGGTGCTCGACGTCGGCTGCGGCGCGGGTGATACGAGCCGCGCACTCGCCGCGCGCGTCGGACCGCGCGGGCATGTGCTGGGCGTTGATATTTCGGCGCCGCTGATCGACCGCGCGCGCGAGGCTGCTCCCGCCGGGGCGCCGCTGGCGTTCGAGCTCGCCGATGCGGGGACCGCGGCGCTGCCGGAGCGGGCGTTCGACCTGCTGTTCTCGCGCTTCGGGGTGATGTTCTTCGATGATCCCGCCGCAGCCTTCGCGCATATGCGCGGGGCGTTGAAGCCCGCGGGCCGGCTGGCGTTCGTCTGCTGGCGGGGCGGGGCGGAAAATGACTGGGTGCGCCTGCCGATGGCGGCGGTCGCGGACCTGATTCCCCTGCCACCACCGCCCGATCCCGAAGCGCCTGGCCCCTTCTCGTTCGGCGACAGCGGCCGTGTCGCGCGCATCCTGACCGACGCGGGGTTCGTCGACGTCTCCATCGCTCCTTTCGACCATCCCGTTCCCTTCGGGCACGGTGCGACGCGCGAAGCGGCGGTCGACAATGCGGTGGACATGGCCTTTCAGGTGGGTCCGCTGGCGCGCCTGCTCGCCGAGCAGCCGGATGAGATCCGCGCGCAGGCGGCGGAGGCGGTGCGGCGCGCGTTCGCGGCGAAACCGGGCGAGCGGTCGGTGATGATCGACGGCGCCGCCTGGATCGTCACCGCGCGCAACCCGGCGGGCTAG
- a CDS encoding class II glutamine amidotransferase, giving the protein MCRAMMYLGEPVQLDDLLFKPDSSLVNQAYMPRMLHMLNLAGFGMMAWDSASFVPELPHRYRSPSLPIFDGNLKSLAIKTRAECVIAHVRGVAYSTSVKVSEQNTHPFHFPGAAVAMAHNGDIYRIGEMKGTLMADIDPELLAQISGSTDSEWVYALLLSQLPDWRVEPARDALIAAVQNTVDLIEAARRHHGIAISSSCNLFVTTGRQILGLRHCFDFGHYRTGSPDQLHEANMNFLSMWFTTGRDYGLHDGEWQMVGGEEEPRAVIVASEPLSSNSATWMPVPEYAMIHAEMDGNRPAFRVVPLAR; this is encoded by the coding sequence ATGTGCCGGGCGATGATGTATCTGGGCGAGCCGGTGCAGCTCGACGACCTGCTGTTCAAGCCCGATAGCAGCCTCGTCAACCAGGCCTATATGCCGCGGATGCTGCACATGCTGAACCTCGCGGGGTTCGGGATGATGGCATGGGACAGCGCGAGCTTCGTTCCCGAACTGCCGCACCGCTATCGCTCGCCCTCGCTTCCCATTTTCGACGGCAATCTGAAATCGCTCGCGATCAAGACGCGCGCCGAATGCGTGATCGCGCATGTCCGCGGCGTCGCCTATTCGACCAGCGTCAAGGTCAGCGAGCAGAACACCCACCCCTTTCATTTTCCCGGCGCCGCGGTCGCGATGGCGCATAACGGCGACATCTATCGCATCGGCGAAATGAAGGGGACGCTGATGGCCGACATCGACCCCGAACTGCTCGCGCAGATTTCGGGATCGACCGACAGCGAGTGGGTCTATGCGCTGCTGCTCTCGCAGCTTCCCGACTGGCGGGTCGAACCGGCGCGCGACGCGCTGATCGCGGCGGTGCAGAATACAGTGGATCTGATCGAGGCGGCACGGCGGCATCACGGCATCGCCATCTCGTCGAGCTGCAACCTGTTCGTCACCACGGGGCGGCAGATATTGGGGCTGCGCCATTGCTTCGACTTCGGCCATTACCGCACCGGATCGCCCGACCAGCTCCACGAAGCGAATATGAATTTCCTGTCGATGTGGTTCACCACCGGGCGTGATTACGGCCTGCACGACGGCGAGTGGCAGATGGTCGGCGGCGAGGAGGAACCGCGCGCGGTGATCGTCGCGTCGGAGCCGCTGTCATCGAACAGCGCGACGTGGATGCCGGTGCCCGAATATGCGATGATCCATGCCGAAATGGACGGGAACCGCCCCGCGTTCCGGGTGGTTCCGCTGGCGCGATAG
- the xth gene encoding exodeoxyribonuclease III: MKVATFNINGIKARLPRLVEWLEETQPDVACLQELKSSDETMPTKEIEAAGYGFLYHGQKGFNGVAILARGTEPLEIQRGLAGEAEDEQSRYLEADVFGVRVGCIYLPNGNPQPGPKFDYKLRWMARLRERAKALLAAEVPAILTGDYNVIPHDDDVWDPRGPMANDALMQPESRDAFFRILGDGWTDAIRSRHPAGGVWTFWDYQAGGWQRDHGFRIDHLLLSPAMADRLTDAGVDKDHRGREKASDHAPTWAVFA; encoded by the coding sequence CTGAAAGTCGCGACCTTCAACATCAACGGGATCAAGGCCCGCCTGCCGCGCCTTGTCGAATGGCTCGAGGAAACCCAGCCCGACGTCGCCTGCCTGCAGGAGCTCAAGTCGAGCGACGAGACGATGCCGACCAAGGAGATCGAGGCAGCGGGTTACGGCTTTCTCTATCACGGGCAAAAGGGCTTCAACGGCGTCGCGATCCTCGCCAGGGGGACCGAACCGCTCGAAATTCAGCGCGGCCTCGCGGGCGAGGCCGAGGACGAGCAGTCGCGCTATCTGGAGGCCGACGTGTTCGGCGTGCGCGTCGGCTGCATTTACCTGCCCAACGGCAATCCGCAGCCGGGGCCGAAGTTCGATTACAAGCTGCGCTGGATGGCGCGGCTGCGCGAACGCGCGAAGGCGCTGCTCGCTGCCGAGGTGCCGGCGATCCTGACCGGCGACTATAATGTCATCCCGCATGACGACGATGTCTGGGACCCGCGCGGGCCGATGGCGAATGACGCGTTGATGCAGCCCGAATCGCGCGATGCCTTTTTCCGTATCCTCGGCGACGGCTGGACCGACGCGATCCGCAGCCGCCATCCGGCGGGCGGCGTGTGGACCTTCTGGGACTATCAGGCGGGCGGCTGGCAGCGCGACCATGGCTTTCGCATCGACCATCTGCTGCTCAGCCCTGCAATGGCCGACCGGCTGACCGATGCCGGGGTCGACAAGGATCATCGCGGGCGCGAGAAGGCGAGCGACCACGCGCCGACCTGGGCGGTCTTCGCATGA
- the erpA gene encoding iron-sulfur cluster insertion protein ErpA — translation MATQISDISLSPAAAARVRWIATRKGEAEAALRLAVDGGGCSGFTYRFGLAESIDADDVVTETDGVKLVVDPVSIDLVRGCVVDFVDSLGGSSFKVENPNAASGCGCGSSFSV, via the coding sequence ATGGCCACGCAGATTTCCGACATTAGCCTGTCCCCCGCCGCCGCGGCGCGCGTCCGCTGGATCGCGACCCGCAAGGGCGAAGCCGAGGCGGCGCTGCGCCTCGCGGTCGACGGCGGCGGCTGTTCGGGCTTCACCTACCGCTTCGGCCTCGCCGAGAGCATCGATGCCGATGACGTCGTCACCGAAACCGATGGAGTGAAGCTGGTCGTCGATCCGGTCAGCATCGACCTGGTGCGCGGCTGCGTCGTCGATTTCGTCGATTCGCTCGGCGGATCGTCGTTCAAGGTCGAAAATCCCAACGCCGCCTCGGGCTGCGGCTGCGGATCGAGCTTCTCGGTCTAG
- a CDS encoding cyclic nucleotide-binding domain-containing protein — MSPLSATHLADAPLFAGLGEAERAELADAFVPRHFADGAAILVQNERAEGLFLIDTGRVDIGKRLPGGGLAKLAEVGPGEVIGDMALIGRDLRRSAMGIARGPVATWYLPADQFRAALARLRPASLQLQAELGRLIAGRVVAKAADIAALLVAEPGAFTPRPRRGLAPVAEDSFTPEAFLAKLPCCAAMTPAQRLAFWDAGARIEAPADTDLAPVGGAADRVWLVVRGAVRSALPHREGIYQLTVTGPGQFVGIAAMLAGSTHDRLLRTSEQATLLAFDRATFAEMIDTGDALSRELGAAVNADLVTALDALDQVEARILAMRRGHAVAA; from the coding sequence ATGAGCCCGCTGTCGGCCACTCACCTGGCCGACGCGCCGCTCTTCGCGGGACTGGGCGAAGCCGAGCGCGCCGAGCTCGCCGACGCTTTCGTACCGCGCCATTTCGCCGATGGCGCTGCGATCCTCGTCCAGAACGAGCGCGCCGAGGGGCTGTTCCTGATCGATACCGGCCGTGTCGATATCGGCAAACGGCTGCCCGGCGGCGGGCTTGCGAAGCTCGCCGAGGTCGGGCCGGGCGAGGTGATCGGTGACATGGCGCTGATCGGCCGCGACCTGAGGCGGTCGGCGATGGGCATCGCGCGCGGTCCCGTTGCAACCTGGTATCTTCCCGCCGATCAGTTCCGCGCCGCGCTGGCGCGGCTGCGTCCCGCGTCGTTGCAATTGCAGGCCGAGCTCGGGCGGCTGATCGCCGGGCGCGTCGTCGCCAAGGCGGCCGACATCGCGGCGCTGCTGGTCGCCGAGCCCGGCGCCTTCACCCCGCGCCCGCGGCGCGGTCTCGCGCCGGTGGCCGAGGACAGCTTCACGCCCGAAGCCTTTCTCGCGAAATTGCCGTGCTGTGCGGCGATGACGCCGGCGCAGCGGCTCGCCTTCTGGGACGCCGGCGCGCGGATCGAAGCGCCCGCCGATACCGACCTTGCACCCGTCGGCGGGGCGGCGGATCGGGTCTGGCTTGTCGTGCGCGGCGCAGTGCGCAGCGCCTTGCCGCACCGCGAGGGCATTTATCAGCTCACCGTCACCGGCCCCGGCCAGTTCGTCGGCATCGCCGCAATGCTTGCGGGCAGCACACACGACCGGCTGCTGAGGACCAGCGAGCAAGCGACGCTGCTCGCCTTCGACCGCGCGACCTTTGCCGAGATGATCGATACCGGCGACGCGCTCAGCCGCGAACTCGGCGCGGCGGTCAATGCCGATCTGGTCACCGCGCTCGACGCGCTCGATCAGGTCGAGGCGCGCATTCTCGCAATGCGCCGCGGACATGCGGTGGCGGCCTGA
- a CDS encoding M23 family metallopeptidase: MRYASLAQKFHLGLIVCAGALTGLAAPAAYAADAAGADAGIAVPDEPDQDNFPASLVAQTEDREARAIFQAWKRLDTGLAANIGVSVPSRRPIEQMSLSSSYGMRVHPITGKLARHNGVDIPAPYGTPIYATADGIVGRAQRLGGYGNYVEIEHGNQIETRYGHMSSYIVSPGQQVKKGDVIGYVGSTGRSTGNHLHYEVRIEGSPVNPLPFCASDSMTIAAMTGNKKLAMGGPE, translated from the coding sequence GTGCGATACGCTTCTCTGGCGCAAAAGTTTCATCTTGGCCTCATTGTCTGCGCCGGTGCGCTGACGGGCCTTGCCGCTCCGGCGGCGTATGCGGCGGACGCTGCCGGTGCCGATGCCGGCATCGCCGTTCCCGACGAACCCGATCAGGACAATTTCCCGGCGAGTCTGGTCGCGCAGACTGAGGATCGCGAAGCGCGCGCGATCTTCCAGGCGTGGAAGCGCCTTGACACCGGGCTGGCCGCGAACATCGGCGTCTCGGTGCCCTCGCGCCGCCCGATCGAGCAGATGTCGCTCTCGTCTTCCTATGGGATGCGCGTCCATCCGATCACCGGCAAGCTCGCGCGTCACAACGGCGTCGATATTCCGGCGCCCTATGGCACTCCGATTTACGCGACCGCCGACGGCATCGTCGGTCGCGCCCAGCGGCTGGGCGGCTATGGCAATTATGTCGAGATCGAGCATGGCAACCAGATCGAGACGCGCTACGGCCATATGTCGTCCTATATCGTCAGCCCCGGCCAGCAGGTGAAGAAGGGCGACGTGATCGGCTATGTCGGTTCGACCGGCCGCTCGACCGGCAATCATCTCCATTATGAAGTCCGCATCGAAGGGTCGCCGGTCAATCCGCTGCCCTTCTGCGCATCGGATTCGATGACGATCGCGGCGATGACGGGTAACAAGAAGCTCGCAATGGGCGGTCCCGAATAA
- a CDS encoding N-acetyltransferase encodes MTAHNEGPITIHPVRDKAEKREFVELAYRLNRGDPAWVPPLKGEVYGLLTPGENPWFEHGKAQLFLARRGGRTVGRISAHIDFLALEQPAAQGMGPGTGNWGLLEAEDGETAHALIAAAEDWLRGQGMNRALGPLSISIWDEPGLLIEGFDTPPTIMLGHNSPLYRAWIEAEGYRPVKTLYNYGVEIVDGFPPIVNRIVAAGEKNARIRIRRVDKSKFDAEAKLIMGILNDAWSDNWGFVPLTDGEIAYVGKKLKDIVFEDLIRVAEVDGEPVAFMIVLPNINEKLIDMDGSLLPFNWAKLLWWLRKPKSRTLRVPLMGVVKKLQNSRMASTLAFMMIEFIRRDAVRDYGTQHGDIGWVLDDNQGMNAVAEAINATVNRVYQIYDKPL; translated from the coding sequence ATGACCGCCCATAACGAAGGCCCGATCACCATCCATCCCGTCCGCGACAAGGCCGAAAAGCGCGAGTTCGTCGAGCTCGCCTACCGCCTCAATCGCGGCGATCCGGCGTGGGTTCCGCCGCTGAAGGGCGAGGTTTACGGCCTGCTGACCCCCGGCGAGAATCCCTGGTTCGAGCATGGCAAGGCGCAGCTTTTCCTCGCGCGGCGCGGCGGGCGCACGGTGGGGCGCATTTCGGCGCATATCGACTTTCTCGCGCTCGAACAGCCCGCGGCGCAGGGCATGGGGCCGGGCACCGGCAATTGGGGCCTGCTCGAAGCCGAGGACGGCGAAACCGCGCACGCGCTGATCGCCGCCGCCGAGGACTGGCTGCGCGGCCAGGGGATGAACCGCGCGCTCGGCCCGCTGTCGATCTCGATCTGGGACGAACCCGGCCTGCTGATCGAGGGATTCGACACCCCGCCGACGATCATGCTCGGTCACAACAGCCCGCTCTATCGGGCGTGGATCGAGGCCGAGGGCTATCGCCCGGTCAAGACGCTCTATAATTATGGGGTCGAAATCGTCGACGGCTTTCCGCCGATCGTGAACCGCATCGTCGCGGCGGGCGAGAAGAATGCGCGCATCCGTATCCGCCGCGTCGACAAGAGCAAGTTCGATGCCGAGGCCAAGCTGATCATGGGCATATTGAACGACGCCTGGTCGGACAATTGGGGCTTCGTCCCGCTGACCGACGGCGAAATCGCCTATGTCGGCAAGAAGCTGAAGGACATCGTTTTCGAGGATCTGATCCGCGTCGCCGAAGTCGACGGCGAACCGGTCGCCTTCATGATCGTGCTGCCCAACATCAACGAAAAGCTGATCGACATGGACGGCTCGCTGCTACCCTTCAATTGGGCAAAGCTACTCTGGTGGCTGCGCAAGCCGAAAAGCCGCACGCTCCGCGTGCCTTTGATGGGCGTCGTCAAGAAGCTCCAGAACAGCCGCATGGCAAGCACCCTCGCCTTCATGATGATCGAGTTCATCCGCCGCGACGCGGTGCGCGACTATGGCACGCAACATGGCGATATCGGCTGGGTGCTCGACGACAATCAGGGGATGAACGCGGTCGCAGAGGCGATCAACGCGACGGTGAACCGCGTCTACCAGATCTACGACAAGCCGCTCTGA